A stretch of DNA from Candidatus Bathyarchaeota archaeon:
AGTATCTCCCGACCAATACGCAGAGACAAAGTAGAGAGTGGTTATATGAACGATATCAGGAGAGTGTTAGGGATTGTGGCTAGTCCCCACAATTCAGGAAACACAGCTCGACTAGTTAAGGAGGTTCTTAGAGGTGGAGAAGAAAACGGATATAGAACAGAGATGCAATGTCTGGGAACCTTAAATATAAACCCAGTAGTTGCATCTGTTTCAGATGAAGAATCCATATGGAGTCAACATTCAAACAAACCCTATGGAGTAAGTATGCCGATAGACGATATGGAGCAGATTTCTTCATCTCTTGAGAAAATGAGTGTGTTTGTTTTTGGAACTCCCATTTACTACGATCATGTTAGTGCTCGTGCAAAGATATTCATCGATCGCCTAATCCAATATCAAGATGAAAGGGTAAAGAATCGTTTTCCTAGAAATGTTCGCGCGGTAATCATAGTAACCTACGAGTGGGAAAAGCCAGAAGCTTATAGTGGCGTTGTGAATTGGTTAAAGCATACATTTGAGGCTTATTTCAAAATGAAAGTTATCGCGTCACTACAGGCTGAAAACACAGTAAAGAATCCTGTGGCTAACAGAAGCGATCTATTGCAGAAAGCTCATCAAATAGGAAGAAACCTGTAAGGCACGCGCATCAGAAATCCCTAGGTGGAGAGAAAAAATGGAATTTCTAAGAAGTCAACCAGTTCAGAAATTATGAGTCAGGAAATTGAGTGTGATTTTTCTCTTATCGAATTCTGTAGCTGCTCGAGCAATCTTTCTTTTGAATTCATTTCTTAGTTTCATCTTTAAGGTCTATGCAGTCGCAGAGAAGATCATATACGGGTTTGGAGCTTTTGATGATCGTGGCTTCACGATTCTTTATGATCTTTTTCTTTTTCCTTATTGTCTTCAGTTTGGATCGTGAACGCAGGCTTGTCCAGATTCCTATTATGGTGAGAATGCTGAAAAATGTGAGGTTAAGCAGGTCTAGGAGGATGATTTTTTCTATTGGAAGGACGGAGAAGATGTATGCGACGATGGTGCTTGCTGCGGGAGCTATTACAGTAAGGGCTAATCCTGTTCGGAATTCGGCGAGTGCTGTTCTTTCTTCTGCCATATAGTTTCTTTCTAAGGCCAACAGGGTACGGATTTTTGCGAGGATTTCCTGCTCGCTAGGCTCTACCATATTCTAGCGTCCACCGGTGAATGGCGCTTCCCGCGACCTCTATCTCATGATTTCTCCGTATTCTTCGTAAGGCATGATTGAGAGGTATTTCATTAGGCCCATGAATCCTTTGAGAATTACCTGTTCTTTGTGGAATTTTTCGTGTGCTTTCTTGCTTGTCCAGTAGGTCAGCATTACGTATTTGGTTGGTTTAACATCGATATCCTCGTATGTGCCTTGAAGCCCGCTTCCACCATAGGAAATTGTTGAAACTCTAAGTATCTTTGAGCCGAGAAAACCTTTCATTCCAACAGTTGTACGACACAACTCCTTAGTTTTTTCTTCAAACTCCATTTCCAGACCAGGCTTCACTGAAAGGTAATTCAAAGCACAGATCATCGGCTTCGCTTCTTGTTCGTATTTATCAATTTCTTCTGTTGGAATCATAGAAGCTTTAATCCCTCTCTCGCCAAGGTACTCAACAGCCATTCTCGATCTTCTTCCACTGTCACAGTAGAAAAGAACATCCTTGCCTCTCAAAAAGTCAATGTAAAACTCTAGATCAAATAGAGGAATGTTTAAGGCTCCTTTCACATGACATTTATAGTATTCTTCCCTACTTCTCACGTCCACTATCAGATTCAATCAAATCACCTTTATACCATAATCAGTCAGTGATTTATTAAAAGTTGAGGGCCTTGCGAAAAAAAGTTCCGTTACATCTTCACATGTAGTGCAACGACGACCATCAAAATTCTTGTTGTTTAACCATTCTCTAAACTCCATCAAATCCATGCCCTGCATGCATGCATTGTTGTCTAAGATCCAATTTTTCGTGCATGAATTTTGGTGGAAAAGTTTTTCTTCAATTGAGCCAACAGATGATTGCAGAGGAGCTAAAATGAGGGGAAAAGACAACGTTTACGATATAGTAATTATTGGGTCTGGTCCTGCTGGCTTATCGGCAGGAATAAATGCGGCCAGATCGGGCTTAAGAACTCTGATTCTGGAGACTGAAGAATTTGCCGGAAAAGCCATGGGAACTTCCTTATACGAGAATTACCCCGGCTTCCCTGATGGAATAATAGCAGCAGAACTTGTAGAAAGAATGCAGAAACAAGCTTCAAAGTTTGATGCAGAAACAAGGTATCGTGAAGAAGTAGTCGATCTCGACTTGAAGCAAGACCTGAAAAAAGTCACCACAAGCAAAACTACGTACGAAACCCTTACTTTGGTGATAGCAACTGGAACCCAGAGGAGAAAACTGAATGTTCCTGGAGAGACCAAGTTCATTGGAAGAGGCGTCAGCTATTGCAGAGTTTGCGATGGACCTTTTTTCAAAGGATTGAAAGTTGCAGTTGTTGGATTTACCAAAGACGCAATAACAGACGCAATACTACTATCTGAAATAGCCAAAGAGGTATTTCTAATCACCCAAGGTGAAAGAATCAACGTTCCAAAAAAATTGATGAAAAGACTCCTGCAGAAAACAAACGCGAAAATAGTTAGAGGAAGAGTAGTCACTATTTTGGGAGAGCACGTTGTGAAGACTATGGAAATCGAGCTTGAAAACAAGGAAGAACTGGTCGAGCGAATCAATGGCATTTTTGTATCTTTGGGTAAGGTACCAGCTACTGAAATCGTTGAAAAGGCTGGAGTAGTAGTAGATGAGAAAGGATGCGTAAAAGTGGATCGTTGGCAAAGAACTAACATCGAAGGTGTTTTTGCAGCTGGTGACTGTACATGTGGTGGAATGCAGGCTGTAACGGCGGTGGGAGAAGGAGCTATGGCATCCCTTAAAGCCTTGAGATATATCGAGCGAATGAAAAAAGAATGATTCTTGCGCGCACAACTCCTAATATAAGGCTAACATGCATGCATTTGTTTTTTCCTTGATTATTTTTACTAACGATAATTCTGTCAGTGCGTCCCGTAAAGTAAATGCCACCGCACCCACATAGACACTTAGCGCCGCTAGTTGCTACCTTACAGGCGTATTTTTATCCACGCCGGATCATGATCGCTCCCATCTCCAGTATGCCTTTTTCGACGGTCGATCCAAGCCTCCTTCTGTTTATTCGACAGTGCAGGGCTCAGCCAGATTTGGTCATATAACTCGTACTTTGCTGGGTAGCGGGGTTGCTTGTACCGGTGTGTCCATGCTGTGGATGGCGGTGGTGGTGTGTCAGGCTTTGAGGATCGGGTTTCCCTTGGGTTTGACAATGCATTGGTCAGTTGAAGTTCTGAATCTCCTACAAGAGGCTGAAGACAGGGTGAGTTTGGTGGATCATTCATGTCACCCAATATGACGAAGCGACTGTTAGGACGTGTTCGCGCTTTGGCGATTTCTGCAACCATCTCGGCTTGGTGAGTGCGACGCACATTGTTCGATTGCTCACCAGCGACCTGGTCTTCCCTGAAGTCCACGTAATGGCTTTTGAGATGGTTGTTGAAGATTGTGAAGAGTTTTCTAGATCGAGAGGGGTTCAGGATCTCAACTTCAAGCAAGTCGCGACCAAAGACAGCGCGAGTCGGATCATCGGGATGCACTGCATGTTGCCACGAGCTAATTCCACCAATTGGGAGCTTGGAGAGGACGCCGACGTCTATGAGACGCGGGTCATTACCCTCGACCAGAACAACATATCGATACATCCAGTCTAGGTTTTCACGGTTAAACTGGTGCAAAGTATCAATGTCTTCAACCTCTTGGATTGCCAACACGTCAACGTTTATTTCCTTGATACGCTTTGCGATCCAGTCTAGGTCTTTGGCCTCTTTGGCTTTCACAAGTCCGCCTCGATAAGTGCGTATTTTCCATGTGTCGCCAACAGCGAATTCATACTTTAACTCGCCATCTAATGTGGTATCTAAACGGCGGATCGCGTCAATCTCGCCTTTAAAATTAAAGCGTGAAAAAAGATTGTTCAGGTTGAACGTTCCAACGGTCACATACATCGAGTCTTCCCTCTATTAACGCACATGCACAATTCACATGCTCTTATCTATGCTGTAAATAGCGACTCAAACATACTTAAAGCTTCGGAAACATCATTCTATTAGAATGGGCAAAGAAAGTGTATCATTTATAACGAGATTCCTCATATCTATGAATGCGCGCGAGGCCTCTTATGGAGCTTTTCTGTGCAAAACATGACGATGCAAACTTTTTATTCGACTTAGATGGGATACGCCCAAGCTGATTAAAATGAATCAAAAAAAAGAACTCTGGGCGGGTGGGTTGGGGTGTATGTCGCCTGAGCGAAGCGAAGGCACGCGCTGTCTAGATGAAGGTCGCCGGTTCAAATCCGGCCCGACCCACCAACCGTGACTATTGCTCTGTGCATATACGCTATCAATATGGTTGACAAGTCTTTTCAGATGGTTCTCGAATGTTTTGGAAAGGTTGAAACCTAGTTCCTTTGATTTCTCGACGAGTTCAGAGTCTCGATACAAGACAACGTTTCGTTTGTGAGCCATTTTGCATTCGCAACCCATGGCATGCGAGGGGAAGGCAGGTCATCTGTTATAAGTTTGATGCATGGGGCGGGCGTGCATATGAAGAAGTTATTCTAAACTCTTCTCCGCTTGTTTGAGCATACTAATTACGGGGAGATGATACGGGCATTTTTCCTCGCACTTGCCACATTCTGTACAACTGTTTACTCTTGTGCGTAGTTTTGGATATTGTTCTCTAGTCCATTTCTTTATGTTGTAGAAGCTGTAGTAGATATCCCACCTTAGGATCTTCGGTATTTCGACGCCGTCAGGACATGGCATGCACAGTCCACATTCTCGGCAGAATGGTTCTGGTGGTAGTTTTCCGAATTTGTAGACTGTCTTCTCTTTAGTGGTAAGGCTACTGAAATCTTCTGCGACCTTAATGATATAGTCTACTTCTTCTGTAGAACGCAGTCCAGGTATGACGGTGTCTATGTCATGCGCTAGTACGAACCGCAGAGAATGCTCTGCTCTTTCAATTCCATCTTTTCCAAAATGAGCAACGAACTCTGATGGATCAGGCCAATCCAGCTCAGGCTTGCCCAGAAATCGGGCACCCCACTGAGGATACTGTAACGGGGCTCCACATCCTCCCATTGCTTTCATGATAATAACGCCTATATCTAATTCTTTAGCTAGAGGAATTAGATCCTCGGTAGCTTTTCTATCAAGGACATTCAACGGTACTAGAACAGTGTCAAATTTTCCAGTTTTGATGGCCTTTGCTAGAACATGGGGATTGTGACCACTGAGTCCTATGTAATCAATTTTCCCCTGAGTCTTGGCTTCCTCAAGGGCATTTAAAGCCCCTTCAGAACTGATTGCTTTCTTAAGTACTTCTTCGCTATCGATGCCGTGGAGTTGAACAATGTCTATTCGATCGGTTTGCAGGTTCTTAAGGCTCTGCTTGAGACCCGCTCGGGCAGCATCCTCTTTAGTTCTCTGGTGAGTTTTGGTCGCTATGATTACTTGATCCCTCACATCTTTCAATGCTACTCCTATCTTCTCTTCACTATCTCCGTAGGCTCTTGCTGTATCAAAATAATTGATGCCTCTCTTGTAGGCGTATCTTATGACCTTCTCTGCCTCATTCCTTGAGAGCGCTATTATGGGTATGCCTCCGAAACCCGCAACTGAAACCTGTAGACCTGTTCTTCCGAGTCTTCTTTTCTTCATGTTTATCAGATGCCTTTGCAGAAAATGATGCAAGGATTGTATAAAAGTTGTCTAATGAAGCATACGTATATATCTGTATGATCGTTGGCGAGCGCTTCACGCTCAAGTCAACCTCTTTTCAACCTCTTAGTTCTCTTCAGCCTCTCTGTTAGAAGATTCACTTCTCAACACTACTAGTTTTTATGTTGTTTATGTTTATGCATGCAACGCGAGCTTTCCTGATAGATCAGATAATTCAACAACTGAATTTATTATGTTCTTAACCCTTAGCTTTTCTAGGTCTTCTCTTCTTAAGGCCCCAGTTAGGACAGCAAAGTATTCGACTTTCGCATCTCTTGCACACTCGTAATCAGATATCGCATCTCCTACGTAGACCGTCTCTTCTGGTTCCACGTCAAGTTGATCAATCACAAAAAGTAGCGGCTCAGGATCTGGTTTATGTTTCCTAGTCGTCTCAAAGGAAACCATAGCTTCAA
This window harbors:
- a CDS encoding flavodoxin family protein is translated as MNDIRRVLGIVASPHNSGNTARLVKEVLRGGEENGYRTEMQCLGTLNINPVVASVSDEESIWSQHSNKPYGVSMPIDDMEQISSSLEKMSVFVFGTPIYYDHVSARAKIFIDRLIQYQDERVKNRFPRNVRAVIIVTYEWEKPEAYSGVVNWLKHTFEAYFKMKVIASLQAENTVKNPVANRSDLLQKAHQIGRNL
- a CDS encoding FAD-binding protein, giving the protein MPCMHALLSKIQFFVHEFWWKSFSSIEPTDDCRGAKMRGKDNVYDIVIIGSGPAGLSAGINAARSGLRTLILETEEFAGKAMGTSLYENYPGFPDGIIAAELVERMQKQASKFDAETRYREEVVDLDLKQDLKKVTTSKTTYETLTLVIATGTQRRKLNVPGETKFIGRGVSYCRVCDGPFFKGLKVAVVGFTKDAITDAILLSEIAKEVFLITQGERINVPKKLMKRLLQKTNAKIVRGRVVTILGEHVVKTMEIELENKEELVERINGIFVSLGKVPATEIVEKAGVVVDEKGCVKVDRWQRTNIEGVFAAGDCTCGGMQAVTAVGEGAMASLKALRYIERMKKE
- a CDS encoding endonuclease/exonuclease/phosphatase family protein; the protein is MYVTVGTFNLNNLFSRFNFKGEIDAIRRLDTTLDGELKYEFAVGDTWKIRTYRGGLVKAKEAKDLDWIAKRIKEINVDVLAIQEVEDIDTLHQFNRENLDWMYRYVVLVEGNDPRLIDVGVLSKLPIGGISSWQHAVHPDDPTRAVFGRDLLEVEILNPSRSRKLFTIFNNHLKSHYVDFREDQVAGEQSNNVRRTHQAEMVAEIAKARTRPNSRFVILGDMNDPPNSPCLQPLVGDSELQLTNALSNPRETRSSKPDTPPPPSTAWTHRYKQPRYPAKYELYDQIWLSPALSNKQKEAWIDRRKRHTGDGSDHDPAWIKIRL
- a CDS encoding aldo/keto reductase, producing MKKRRLGRTGLQVSVAGFGGIPIIALSRNEAEKVIRYAYKRGINYFDTARAYGDSEEKIGVALKDVRDQVIIATKTHQRTKEDAARAGLKQSLKNLQTDRIDIVQLHGIDSEEVLKKAISSEGALNALEEAKTQGKIDYIGLSGHNPHVLAKAIKTGKFDTVLVPLNVLDRKATEDLIPLAKELDIGVIIMKAMGGCGAPLQYPQWGARFLGKPELDWPDPSEFVAHFGKDGIERAEHSLRFVLAHDIDTVIPGLRSTEEVDYIIKVAEDFSSLTTKEKTVYKFGKLPPEPFCRECGLCMPCPDGVEIPKILRWDIYYSFYNIKKWTREQYPKLRTRVNSCTECGKCEEKCPYHLPVISMLKQAEKSLE